The following are encoded in a window of Impatiens glandulifera chromosome 5, dImpGla2.1, whole genome shotgun sequence genomic DNA:
- the LOC124938939 gene encoding uncharacterized protein LOC124938939, which yields MDIETGEGIGAGETSDRSICSSEEGGSCISQFFSTYDGMEFRIPGGFRIALGKLIVEKDCRICHLTLDDDQNGNNNSYSIQLGCCYRDDLGAAHKHCAETWFKMKGNT from the exons ATGGATATCGAAACCGGAGAGGGAATCGGCGCCGGAGAAACCAGTGATCGGAGCATTTGTTCTTCAGAAGAAGGAGGGTCCTGCATTTCTCAGTTCTTCTCCACTTATGATGG TATGGAATTCCGGATTCCCGGAGGATTTCGGATTGCTTTGGGGAAATTAATTGTGGAGAAAGATTGTAGAATATGTCATTTGACATTAGATGATGATCAGAATGGTAATAATAATTCTTATTCAATTCAATTGGGTTGCTGTTATAGAGATGATTTGGGTGCTGCACATAAACATTGTGCTGAAACTTGGTTCAAGATGAAGGGAAATACGTaa